The following DNA comes from Desulfuromonas sp..
CACCGGTCGCCTGATCAACAAGATCGGTTGAAGATATTTTGCCGACCACTTCTTCTTCAGTGATCGGGATATATTCAACCTTTTTCTCTTCGATCTTGCGCAGGGCGGCCTTGGTAAATTTCCGGTTGGCCTTGACAATGACCTCGGCCTTCTTGCCTTTGCCGGCAACGACATCGAGGCTGGCCCGCTGGCCCTGCAGCAGTTCGATGTCTGCTTTTTTCTTGTAGCCGTCGCCGTCGAAAACGATCAGGTCGTTTTTATAATAATAGTTCAGCAGTTCCTCGGTGCTGTAACCGAGGGCCTTGAGCAGCACGGTCGCCGGCAGCTTGCGCCGCCGATCGATTCTGACGTAAAGAAGATCCTTGTGGTCGAAATCGAAATCGAGCCAGGAACCGCGATATGGAATCACCCGGGCAGAATAAAGGATCTTGCCGCTCGAGTGGGTTTTGCCTTTGTCGTGGTCAAAAAAGACACCCGGAGAACGGTGCAGCTGACTGACGATAACCCGTTCGGTGCCATTAATGATGAATGTCCCGTTTTCGGTCATCAGCGGGATCTCGCCAAAATAGACCTCCTGCTCCTTGATGTCCCGAATAGACTGAACGCCGGAGTCCTTATCGGAATCCCAGGTGACCAGGCGAACCCGGACCTTGACCGGCGAAGCGAAGGTCATGCCACGCTGGTGACACTCCTCAACATCATATTTCGGTACACCGAGAGAATAGGAAACGTACTCGAGCGAACAGGTTTCGCTGAAATCGCGAATCGGGAAAACGGAGCGGAAGACGGCTTCCAGTCCACTGTTCTGACGAGCCGAGGGTGGAAGATCTGCCTGCAGGAAACGCTGATACGATACCTTCTGGATATCGATCAGGTTCGGAATATCAATGATTTTTTTGATTTCAGCGAAATGCTTCCGTAACAGTTGGTTATTCGCAACCGAATAAGCCATGGTCTCTCCTTTAACTGGTCACTGCCTCTGCAGCAGTATGTAACGGGCAAGTATTGCCCGGCTGACTGTACTCATCATCATTAAACAGTTAAAACGACTCATGTTTTACGATGGTATGTACAGCCCCCCACAAGGATGCTTATTGATGAATTCCCGGCATCAGATTTGTCGGGAAAAGAAAAGCAGACTAGCCAAGGCCGCTTTTGCGACCTTGGCTAGCACCTGTTTATCCGTTCAACAAGCTACTTGAGTTCAACCGATGCGCCGGCCTCTTCAAGCTGCTTCTTGAGATCTTCGGCCTCATCCTTGGATGCGGCTTCCTTGATGGTGTTCGGGGCACCGTCAACCATCTCCTTGGCTTCCTTGAGGCCAAGACCGGTGACGGCACGAACAACCTTGATAACGTTGATCTTCTTGTCGCCGGCTGCAGTCAGGACAACATCAAACTCATCCTTCTCTTCTTCAGCAGCAGCTTCACCGCCGCCAGCAGCAGGACCGGCAGCAACAGCAACCGGAGCGGCAGCCGATACGCCAAACTTGTCTTCCAGTTCCTTGACCAGTTCAGCCAGCTCGAGAACCGACATGTTCTCAATAAATTCAACAACCTGTTCTTTGGTAACTTTAGCCATTTGTAAATCTCCTCTGAATCTTTATAGATAAGATAAGTTTTAAAATTCGTTCTTCGGGGCCACAGCGGCACCAGTTCAGGCTGCCTCTTTCTGATCCCTGACGGCAGCCAGCACCTGGACCAGTGAACGGTTGACCGCAGCCAGTACACCGACAAAGTTCGAAACCGGAGCGTTGATCGATCCGAGCATCTTGGCCAGCAGGACCTCGCGACTCGGCAGATCGGCCAGTGCCATGACATCATCGACCGACAGGAATGTGCCGTCGAGGACTCCGCCCTTCAGCTCAAACG
Coding sequences within:
- a CDS encoding 50S ribosomal protein L7/L12 yields the protein MAKVTKEQVVEFIENMSVLELAELVKELEDKFGVSAAAPVAVAAGPAAGGGEAAAEEEKDEFDVVLTAAGDKKINVIKVVRAVTGLGLKEAKEMVDGAPNTIKEAASKDEAEDLKKQLEEAGASVELK